From the Natrarchaeobaculum aegyptiacum genome, one window contains:
- a CDS encoding Hvo_1808 family surface protein, which translates to MHSSRNQVLAILAVAAVALLAVALASGALFAVLPGDGPNLLADDRPDEPSTSETVGYVEGYWYDDDLPVDDRDSAALTEDELEAVVYRSMARVEHIRGLTFQEEVPVEVLSRDEFQEEADLFGNVTDEQRLHQNVYLEALFLADRETPADSEVEALYDGTVGGYYDPATNEIVLVAEDPDEPETDEIVLGHELLHALQDQHFDLSQYDRETIDQDAAKNGLIEGDAVWVETEYADRCASEWDCLEPSISAGGSPAINWGLYLIVLQPYDDGPDYVDHLLEEGGWDAVDAAYDEPPASSSEIIRPGDEREPVSIDVADRSSDEWRQYEIDGAVANETLGEVGKASMFAAGAVDPARPGVVSEDAFFEGRTGVLADLDYDQPYTDGWAGDEFVTYVHEDADATDDPLAAVEHSGFVWQSEWVSEDDAAEFVDGYEQLLEYHGAEEIEVDGGDADVYEIDENYPGAYAITQDDETVTIVRAPSVDDLEDVDAGAVAGE; encoded by the coding sequence ATGCACTCGAGCCGCAACCAGGTTCTCGCCATCCTCGCGGTGGCCGCAGTCGCCCTCCTCGCCGTTGCCCTCGCGTCCGGCGCGCTGTTCGCCGTCCTCCCGGGGGACGGCCCCAATCTTCTTGCCGACGACCGACCCGACGAACCGTCGACCAGCGAGACCGTCGGCTACGTCGAGGGCTACTGGTACGACGACGACCTCCCCGTCGACGACCGTGACTCGGCCGCGCTGACCGAGGACGAGCTCGAGGCGGTGGTCTACCGCTCGATGGCCCGCGTCGAGCACATCCGGGGGCTCACCTTCCAGGAGGAGGTGCCCGTCGAGGTCCTCTCCCGCGATGAGTTCCAGGAGGAAGCGGACCTCTTCGGGAACGTCACCGACGAGCAGCGGCTCCACCAGAACGTCTACCTCGAGGCGCTGTTCCTCGCCGACCGTGAGACGCCCGCCGATAGCGAGGTCGAAGCGCTCTACGACGGGACCGTCGGCGGCTACTACGACCCGGCGACGAACGAAATCGTCCTCGTCGCCGAGGACCCCGACGAACCCGAGACCGACGAGATCGTTCTCGGGCACGAACTCCTCCACGCCCTCCAGGATCAGCACTTCGATCTCTCACAGTACGATCGCGAGACGATCGACCAGGACGCCGCGAAGAACGGCCTGATCGAGGGCGACGCCGTCTGGGTCGAGACCGAGTACGCCGACCGGTGTGCGAGCGAGTGGGACTGCCTCGAGCCCAGCATCTCTGCCGGTGGCTCGCCTGCGATCAACTGGGGGCTGTACCTGATCGTCCTGCAGCCGTACGACGACGGCCCCGACTACGTCGATCACCTGCTCGAGGAGGGCGGCTGGGATGCCGTCGACGCGGCCTACGACGAGCCGCCAGCCAGCAGTTCCGAGATCATCCGGCCCGGCGACGAGCGCGAGCCGGTCTCGATCGACGTCGCGGACCGCTCGAGCGACGAGTGGCGACAGTACGAGATCGACGGCGCGGTCGCAAACGAGACCCTCGGCGAGGTCGGGAAAGCCTCCATGTTCGCCGCCGGCGCGGTCGACCCCGCCCGTCCCGGCGTCGTGAGCGAAGACGCGTTCTTCGAAGGCCGGACCGGCGTCCTCGCCGACCTCGACTACGATCAGCCCTACACCGACGGCTGGGCCGGCGACGAGTTCGTCACCTACGTCCACGAGGACGCCGACGCGACCGACGACCCCCTCGCAGCCGTCGAGCACAGTGGGTTCGTCTGGCAGAGCGAGTGGGTCTCCGAGGACGACGCCGCCGAGTTCGTCGACGGCTACGAGCAACTGCTCGAGTACCACGGTGCCGAGGAAATCGAGGTGGACGGCGGCGATGCCGACGTCTACGAGATCGACGAGAACTACCCCGGTGCCTACGCAATTACGCAGGACGACGAGACGGTGACGATCGTGCGTGCGCCCTCGGTCGACGACCTCGAGGACGTCGACGCCGGTGCAGTTGCTGGCGAGTAA
- a CDS encoding single-stranded DNA binding protein yields the protein MSDIEGVYEDLEADVSLEEFREAVEAKVEQMGGLADEETAAMLVAHEIGESEVGGVADVEPGMEEAKFVAKVVSIGELRTFERDGDDEDGRVVNVEVADETGSIRAAFWDEHAEAAVSELEEGQVLKIAGRPKEGFSGVEVSVDDVEPDDETEIDVTVSDTHRVEDLSLGLSNVNLVGVVLDTDSVRTFDRDDGSEGKVANLTLGDDTGRVRVTLWDERADLAEELEPSTTVEVVDGYVRERDGNLELHVGNRGTVEEVEADVEYVPESTPIEALEIGQTVDLAGVVRSADPKRTFDRDDGSEGQVRNVRVQDATGDIRVALWGEKADADLGPGDEVALGDVEIQDGWQDDLEASAGWQSTITVLDSDGGSGTGTDGDAGADDGQSTGLSAFGDEEGEGSSAADDAGADTDATSSAQPETDAADAATLDDPDEGDELEFTGVVVQAGDPVVLDDGETTMTVVTSADVGLGEEVTARGVVRDGRLEATDVF from the coding sequence ATGAGCGACATCGAGGGTGTCTACGAGGACCTCGAGGCTGACGTCTCCCTCGAGGAGTTTCGCGAGGCCGTCGAGGCGAAAGTCGAGCAGATGGGTGGACTCGCGGACGAGGAGACGGCAGCGATGCTCGTCGCTCACGAGATCGGCGAGAGCGAGGTCGGTGGGGTCGCCGACGTCGAGCCGGGGATGGAAGAGGCGAAGTTCGTCGCCAAGGTGGTCTCGATCGGCGAGTTGCGAACCTTCGAACGCGACGGCGACGACGAGGACGGCCGCGTGGTCAACGTCGAGGTCGCAGACGAGACCGGTTCCATCCGGGCGGCCTTCTGGGACGAACACGCCGAGGCCGCCGTTTCCGAACTCGAGGAAGGACAGGTGCTGAAGATCGCGGGCCGGCCGAAGGAGGGCTTCTCGGGCGTCGAGGTCAGCGTCGACGACGTCGAACCGGACGACGAGACCGAGATCGACGTCACCGTCTCGGACACCCACCGCGTCGAGGACCTCTCGCTCGGTCTCTCGAACGTGAACCTCGTGGGCGTCGTCCTCGACACCGACAGTGTCCGGACGTTCGACCGGGACGACGGCTCCGAGGGGAAGGTCGCGAACCTCACCCTCGGCGACGATACTGGACGCGTTCGCGTGACCCTCTGGGACGAACGGGCCGACCTCGCCGAGGAACTCGAGCCCAGCACGACCGTCGAGGTCGTCGACGGCTACGTCAGGGAACGCGACGGCAACCTCGAGTTGCACGTTGGCAACCGCGGGACGGTCGAGGAAGTCGAGGCTGACGTCGAGTACGTCCCCGAGAGCACGCCGATCGAGGCACTCGAGATCGGCCAGACGGTCGACCTCGCGGGCGTCGTTCGCTCGGCCGATCCCAAGCGCACGTTCGACCGCGACGACGGCTCGGAAGGGCAGGTTCGAAACGTCCGCGTGCAGGACGCGACGGGCGACATTCGCGTCGCGCTGTGGGGTGAGAAAGCCGACGCCGACCTCGGGCCGGGCGACGAGGTCGCCCTCGGCGACGTCGAGATCCAGGACGGCTGGCAGGACGACCTCGAGGCGTCTGCGGGCTGGCAGTCGACGATCACGGTGCTCGATTCCGACGGCGGATCCGGCACTGGTACCGACGGTGACGCGGGTGCCGACGACGGCCAGTCGACCGGGCTCTCGGCGTTCGGAGACGAGGAAGGCGAGGGCTCGAGTGCGGCCGACGACGCGGGAGCCGACACCGATGCGACCTCGAGCGCCCAGCCGGAGACCGACGCCGCCGATGCAGCGACGCTCGACGACCCCGACGAGGGCGACGAACTCGAGTTCACGGGCGTCGTCGTTCAGGCCGGTGATCCGGTCGTTCTCGACGACGGCGAGACGACGATGACGGTCGTGACGAGCGCCGACGTCGGGCTCGGCGAGGAGGTCACCGCCCGCGGCGTCGTCCGGGACGGGCGACTCGAGGCGACGGACGTGTTCTGA
- a CDS encoding cysteine hydrolase family protein has translation MSPTLEPAQTAVVVVDMQNGFCHPDGSLYAPGSEAAIDPIADLLERAREAGVQVLYTRDVHPPEQFADAHYYDEFEQWGEHVLEGSWEAEIVAELPVEDEDHVIEKHTYDAFYQTELEGWLNARGIRDLVFCGTLANVCVLHTAGSAGLRDFRPLLVEDCIGHIEEDHREYALDHAEWLFGEVVSSDDLEF, from the coding sequence ATGAGCCCGACCCTCGAGCCAGCACAGACGGCCGTCGTCGTGGTCGACATGCAAAACGGCTTCTGTCACCCCGACGGCTCGCTGTACGCACCGGGCAGCGAGGCCGCGATCGATCCGATCGCCGACCTCCTCGAGCGCGCCCGCGAGGCCGGCGTTCAGGTGCTCTACACGCGAGACGTTCACCCGCCCGAACAGTTCGCAGACGCCCACTACTACGACGAGTTCGAGCAGTGGGGAGAACACGTCCTCGAGGGGTCGTGGGAGGCCGAGATCGTCGCGGAACTGCCGGTCGAAGACGAGGACCACGTGATCGAGAAGCACACCTACGACGCCTTCTATCAGACGGAACTCGAGGGGTGGCTGAACGCCCGCGGCATCAGGGATCTCGTGTTCTGCGGGACGCTGGCGAACGTCTGCGTGCTCCACACCGCCGGCAGCGCCGGTCTGCGGGACTTCCGGCCGCTCCTCGTCGAAGACTGTATCGGCCACATCGAGGAGGATCACCGGGAGTACGCTCTCGATCACGCCGAGTGGCTCTTCGGCGAAGTCGTCTCGAGCGACGACCTCGAGTTCTGA
- a CDS encoding nicotinate phosphoribosyltransferase, translating to MTRSFGTVPAEAIAAGTATDAYFERTRTTLQHAGKNPHVVAEVTADQFPTGAFEVFTGVAEAAELLAGRDVDVDALPDGQLFDGGPVMRIEGPYLAFAELETALLGLLSQPSGFATAALEARLAAPDSLVLSFGARHVHPALAAVVERAALLAGFDGFSHVAAGELLDREASGTMPHALMFCFGEGNQSDAWRAFDEAVPEETPRIALVDTFWDEKSESLLAAETLGDDLDGVRIDTTSSRRGDFRHIVREVRWELDARGHEDVDIFCSGGLGPEQLHDLRGLADGFGVGGHITNRDPVDFSLDIVEIDGKPISKRGKLSGVKDVYRTAEGGHHVTLADSEGPDDGEALLEPLLRDGEVVREFDLEAATERCLADAEAVGFDPLAGE from the coding sequence ATGACACGCTCGTTCGGTACCGTTCCCGCCGAGGCGATCGCCGCGGGGACCGCGACCGACGCCTACTTCGAGCGCACCCGGACGACGCTCCAGCACGCCGGGAAGAACCCCCACGTCGTCGCCGAGGTGACCGCCGACCAGTTCCCCACCGGCGCGTTCGAGGTCTTCACCGGCGTCGCCGAGGCAGCCGAACTGCTCGCCGGGCGGGACGTCGACGTCGACGCCCTGCCGGACGGCCAGCTCTTCGACGGCGGCCCCGTCATGCGCATCGAGGGACCGTACCTCGCGTTCGCCGAACTCGAGACCGCCCTGCTCGGCCTCCTCTCACAGCCGAGCGGGTTCGCGACGGCCGCACTCGAGGCCCGGCTGGCTGCCCCTGACTCGCTCGTCCTTTCGTTCGGGGCCCGGCACGTCCACCCCGCTCTCGCGGCCGTCGTCGAGCGCGCGGCCCTGCTGGCTGGCTTCGACGGCTTCTCCCACGTCGCCGCGGGCGAGTTACTCGACCGGGAAGCCAGTGGAACGATGCCCCACGCGCTCATGTTCTGTTTCGGCGAGGGGAACCAGTCCGACGCCTGGCGGGCCTTCGACGAGGCCGTCCCCGAGGAGACCCCACGCATCGCGCTCGTCGACACCTTCTGGGACGAAAAAAGCGAGAGTTTGCTCGCGGCCGAAACGCTCGGCGACGACCTCGATGGCGTCCGCATCGACACGACCAGTTCTCGACGGGGCGACTTTCGCCACATCGTTCGCGAGGTCCGCTGGGAACTCGACGCCCGCGGCCACGAGGACGTCGATATCTTCTGTAGTGGCGGCCTCGGGCCCGAACAGCTCCACGACCTTCGGGGCCTCGCCGACGGCTTCGGCGTCGGTGGCCACATCACGAACCGCGATCCGGTCGACTTCAGTCTCGACATCGTCGAAATAGACGGGAAACCGATCTCCAAACGCGGCAAACTCTCTGGCGTCAAGGACGTCTATCGGACCGCCGAGGGCGGCCACCACGTCACGCTCGCCGACAGCGAGGGCCCCGACGACGGCGAGGCGCTGCTCGAGCCCCTGCTCCGCGACGGCGAGGTCGTCCGGGAGTTCGACCTCGAGGCCGCGACCGAGCGGTGTCTGGCCGACGCCGAGGCGGTCGGATTCGATCCGCTGGCCGGCGAGTAG
- a CDS encoding AbrB/MazE/SpoVT family DNA-binding domain-containing protein — MGQGTKRRVGDRGQVTIPKELRDEFDISGGDEVEIREESGKIVIEKPISRAEMAAGYRARAAHLRQLTNEMDGVSREADEYLGDAPEWE; from the coding sequence ATGGGTCAGGGTACGAAACGCCGCGTCGGCGACCGGGGGCAGGTCACGATCCCGAAGGAGCTTCGCGACGAATTCGACATCAGCGGCGGTGACGAGGTCGAAATCCGCGAAGAATCGGGAAAGATCGTCATCGAGAAACCGATCTCTCGAGCGGAGATGGCAGCCGGATACCGCGCACGGGCTGCCCACCTCCGACAACTCACCAACGAGATGGATGGCGTTTCACGAGAGGCCGACGAGTATCTCGGCGACGCGCCGGAGTGGGAGTAG
- a CDS encoding metallophosphoesterase — MIAIFSDTHSHRGHELTGEALAAAREADVVIHAGDFTSVAALEAFQNECDRFYAVHGNADSAAVSDRLPTSRVLEAGGVRFAVTHRRDGSETGLAMFGRAEAADVVVFGHSHRPTVIDAEDCLLLNPGSHAQPRGNRPGFAVLEPAVDGEGRLEGEIREPDGTLLESFDVTGTV; from the coding sequence ATGATCGCGATCTTTTCGGACACCCACAGCCACCGTGGGCACGAACTCACCGGCGAGGCGCTGGCGGCCGCTCGCGAGGCCGACGTCGTGATTCACGCGGGCGACTTCACCAGCGTCGCCGCGCTCGAGGCCTTCCAGAACGAGTGCGATCGATTCTACGCCGTCCACGGCAACGCCGACAGTGCCGCCGTCAGTGATCGCCTCCCGACGAGTCGCGTCCTCGAGGCCGGTGGCGTCCGCTTTGCCGTCACCCACCGACGCGACGGCAGCGAGACGGGACTGGCGATGTTCGGCCGGGCGGAGGCTGCCGACGTCGTCGTCTTCGGGCACAGCCACCGACCGACCGTGATCGACGCCGAGGACTGTCTCCTCCTGAACCCCGGCAGTCACGCCCAGCCGCGCGGGAACCGGCCGGGATTCGCCGTACTCGAGCCTGCAGTGGATGGCGAGGGCCGACTCGAGGGCGAGATCAGGGAACCGGACGGGACACTCCTCGAGTCGTTCGACGTCACGGGAACCGTCTGA
- a CDS encoding thiol-disulfide oxidoreductase DCC family protein, with protein sequence MTDADPAGGLDARERPPRLVYDDDCGFCTWCAEYAAARGEFELVGFEELTPDQLARLPDDYEECAHLLTAERVHSCGEAIEETLARVETPSRFLARAFRRLPGNETVRESLYREVADRRALFGRVASRTPPARAPDGERERTVTQDRE encoded by the coding sequence ATGACCGACGCCGATCCGGCCGGTGGCCTCGACGCCCGCGAGCGACCGCCCCGACTGGTCTACGACGATGACTGCGGGTTTTGCACGTGGTGTGCCGAGTACGCGGCCGCGCGCGGCGAGTTCGAACTCGTGGGCTTCGAGGAACTCACGCCGGACCAGCTTGCGCGGCTCCCCGACGACTACGAGGAGTGTGCACACCTGTTGACGGCCGAGCGGGTCCACTCCTGTGGCGAAGCGATCGAGGAGACGCTCGCTCGCGTCGAGACGCCCTCCCGCTTTCTCGCTCGAGCGTTCCGCCGACTTCCCGGCAACGAGACGGTCCGGGAGTCCCTGTACCGGGAGGTCGCCGACCGTCGAGCACTGTTCGGCCGAGTCGCCAGTCGCACGCCGCCGGCGCGAGCCCCGGACGGCGAACGCGAGCGAACGGTGACACAGGATCGCGAGTAA
- a CDS encoding DUF6757 family protein, translating into MHCHYCDREAAFAAESEGLKVGLCEEHFRERLQELAEADGLETLKEKVDVDRAE; encoded by the coding sequence ATGCACTGCCACTACTGCGACCGCGAGGCCGCCTTCGCCGCCGAATCCGAAGGCCTCAAAGTCGGGCTCTGCGAGGAGCACTTCCGCGAGCGACTGCAGGAACTCGCCGAAGCCGATGGCCTCGAGACGTTGAAAGAGAAAGTCGACGTCGACCGGGCCGAGTAA
- a CDS encoding zinc-dependent alcohol dehydrogenase family protein encodes MRAAVLEEHGEPLSIEDVDAPEPDATGAVVEVEACGVCRSDWHGWQGDWGWLGLETQPGQILGHEPAGTVVAVGEEVENVSEGDHVAVPFNLGDGTCHECRRGHSNTCENVMPLGFISVVQGAFAEQVHVPAADHNLVELPDGVSSVDMAGLGCRFMTSFHALAHRADVDAGDWVSVHGVGGVGLSAVHIADALGANVIAVDLDDGKLEKARELGAVETVNASDVDNVAAHVKAIADGGADVSMDALGIQTTSQNSIQSLGNRGQHIQVGLTTQDEQGMITVPSDAMVMQEIEFIGSLGMPPTRYDEIFRMVATGKLRPADVVSETIALEDVSDKLEAMTDYETEGIPVIDEF; translated from the coding sequence ATGCGAGCTGCAGTTCTCGAGGAACACGGTGAACCGTTATCGATCGAAGACGTCGACGCACCGGAGCCCGATGCGACGGGTGCCGTCGTGGAGGTAGAGGCCTGTGGCGTCTGTCGGAGCGACTGGCACGGCTGGCAGGGCGACTGGGGCTGGCTCGGGCTCGAGACACAGCCGGGACAGATCCTTGGCCACGAGCCCGCGGGAACGGTCGTCGCCGTCGGCGAGGAAGTCGAGAACGTCTCCGAGGGCGACCACGTCGCCGTCCCGTTCAACCTCGGCGACGGGACCTGTCACGAGTGTCGACGCGGCCACTCGAACACCTGCGAGAACGTGATGCCGCTTGGCTTCATCTCGGTCGTTCAGGGGGCCTTCGCCGAGCAGGTCCACGTTCCTGCAGCCGACCACAATCTCGTGGAACTCCCCGACGGCGTCTCCTCGGTCGACATGGCCGGGCTTGGCTGTCGATTCATGACGTCGTTTCACGCGCTGGCCCACCGTGCTGACGTGGACGCTGGGGACTGGGTCTCGGTCCACGGCGTCGGCGGCGTCGGCCTCTCGGCGGTCCACATCGCCGACGCGCTCGGCGCGAACGTGATCGCCGTCGACCTCGACGACGGCAAACTCGAGAAGGCGCGCGAACTGGGCGCAGTCGAAACGGTCAACGCGAGCGACGTCGACAACGTCGCCGCCCACGTCAAGGCGATCGCTGACGGCGGTGCGGACGTCTCGATGGACGCGCTGGGAATCCAGACGACCTCACAGAACTCCATCCAGAGTCTGGGGAACCGCGGCCAGCACATCCAGGTCGGGCTCACCACGCAGGACGAACAGGGGATGATCACCGTCCCCTCGGACGCGATGGTGATGCAGGAGATCGAGTTCATCGGCTCGCTGGGCATGCCACCGACCCGCTACGACGAGATCTTCAGGATGGTCGCGACCGGCAAACTCCGCCCCGCGGACGTCGTCTCGGAGACGATCGCCCTCGAGGACGTCTCCGACAAACTCGAGGCGATGACCGACTACGAGACGGAAGGGATTCCGGTCATCGACGAGTTCTGA
- a CDS encoding 4Fe-4S dicluster domain-containing protein yields the protein MAIDPQFNENREKVGEENGVAVWGPVDEPEELGIRGTHVAVDFDLCIADGACLEDCPVDVFEWVETPGHPESEEKAEPTNEAQCIDCMLCVDVCPVDAIDVDAGRTA from the coding sequence ATGGCCATAGATCCACAGTTCAACGAGAACCGCGAGAAGGTCGGTGAAGAAAACGGCGTCGCCGTCTGGGGCCCCGTCGACGAACCCGAGGAACTCGGCATTCGCGGCACCCACGTCGCCGTCGACTTCGACCTCTGTATCGCCGACGGTGCCTGTCTCGAGGACTGTCCGGTCGACGTCTTCGAGTGGGTCGAGACGCCCGGACATCCCGAGAGCGAGGAGAAGGCCGAACCGACCAACGAGGCCCAGTGTATCGACTGTATGCTCTGTGTCGACGTCTGTCCGGTCGACGCGATCGACGTCGACGCCGGTCGGACGGCCTGA
- a CDS encoding PHP domain-containing protein — protein sequence MVYADLHVHTTRSDGGLELEAVPAAAQRAGVDVVAVTDHDRLQPFDGPTVERDGVTIVHGIELRVERETGQRLDLLGYGVESTSALESVVDQIQANRIERGQAIVDCVEDRLEVDLGVTVTDGFGRPHVARAIDAHPDADYDYADAFAHLIGSDGPCFVPREIPSFDRGLEVLSGACRVVSLAHPLRYSDSEGALEIAPELDAVERWYPYGRDVDAGLALVDEVLERHDLLATGGSDAHDDELGRAGLSRAAFERLGLS from the coding sequence ATGGTCTATGCGGATCTGCACGTCCACACGACGCGCTCTGACGGGGGGCTCGAACTCGAGGCCGTCCCTGCTGCTGCCCAGCGCGCCGGCGTGGACGTCGTCGCGGTGACCGACCACGATCGGCTCCAGCCGTTCGACGGCCCAACCGTCGAGCGCGACGGCGTAACGATCGTCCACGGCATCGAACTGCGCGTCGAACGCGAGACTGGCCAGCGACTCGACCTGCTGGGGTACGGCGTCGAGTCGACGTCCGCCCTCGAGTCAGTGGTCGACCAGATCCAGGCGAACCGGATCGAACGCGGGCAGGCGATCGTCGACTGCGTCGAGGACCGTCTGGAGGTCGACCTCGGCGTGACCGTCACCGACGGCTTCGGTCGTCCGCATGTCGCCCGCGCGATCGACGCCCATCCCGACGCCGACTACGACTACGCCGACGCGTTCGCTCACCTGATCGGCAGCGACGGCCCGTGTTTCGTCCCTCGCGAGATTCCTTCGTTCGACCGCGGGCTCGAGGTCCTCTCCGGGGCCTGCCGGGTCGTTTCGCTGGCCCATCCACTCCGGTACAGCGATTCAGAAGGCGCACTCGAGATCGCCCCCGAACTCGACGCCGTCGAACGGTGGTATCCCTACGGACGGGACGTCGACGCCGGTCTCGCGCTCGTCGACGAGGTGCTCGAGCGCCACGACCTGCTCGCGACCGGCGGGAGTGACGCCCACGACGACGAGCTGGGGCGCGCCGGACTCTCTCGGGCGGCCTTCGAACGACTCGGGCTGTCGTGA
- a CDS encoding DUF5789 family protein has product MLPNGAGEVIDDHEYPATTEELIEAYGDRTLELPNGSETVGDVLARLESETFETQEDVEFAVTCALSDKAIGRVGYSDRDPNPVGSPYGPEVVSF; this is encoded by the coding sequence ATGTTGCCCAACGGCGCTGGCGAGGTCATCGACGACCACGAGTACCCCGCAACCACCGAGGAACTGATCGAGGCCTACGGCGACCGGACCCTCGAACTCCCCAACGGCTCGGAAACGGTCGGCGACGTACTCGCCCGCCTCGAGAGCGAAACCTTCGAAACGCAGGAAGACGTCGAGTTCGCCGTCACCTGTGCCCTGAGCGACAAGGCAATCGGCCGCGTCGGCTACAGCGACCGCGACCCGAACCCGGTCGGTAGCCCGTACGGTCCCGAGGTCGTCTCGTTCTAG
- a CDS encoding TIGR00296 family protein, with translation MSQRQGVDLSYEDGARAVELAREAVESYVQHGQREQPGSMREAFYERTGAFVRLESTRGRGSLRGCAGGYRSGEQLGHVIVDSAIEAASENSCGSEVTPSELPNLTVSVCAVRNVVLTDDPLADLELGTHGVAIDAGEGGWLYPTVPVENGWTEREYLDRTCRKAKLAPGAWEDDDVIVTLFEGQVFREREADGSVEQV, from the coding sequence ATGTCCCAGCGACAGGGCGTCGACCTCTCTTACGAGGACGGTGCGCGGGCGGTCGAACTCGCGCGCGAAGCCGTCGAATCCTACGTACAACACGGGCAACGAGAACAGCCGGGCAGCATGCGCGAAGCCTTCTACGAGCGAACGGGGGCGTTCGTTCGACTCGAGTCTACGCGCGGCCGCGGAAGCCTGCGGGGCTGTGCCGGCGGCTATCGATCGGGTGAGCAACTCGGGCACGTGATCGTCGACTCGGCGATCGAGGCCGCGAGCGAGAACTCCTGTGGGTCGGAAGTGACACCCTCGGAGCTGCCGAACCTGACCGTCTCGGTCTGTGCCGTCCGGAACGTCGTCCTGACGGACGATCCGCTGGCGGATCTCGAACTCGGTACCCACGGCGTCGCAATCGACGCCGGCGAGGGCGGCTGGCTCTACCCGACAGTGCCGGTCGAAAACGGCTGGACGGAACGGGAGTACCTCGACCGGACGTGCCGGAAGGCGAAACTCGCGCCGGGGGCGTGGGAGGACGACGACGTGATCGTGACGCTGTTCGAAGGGCAGGTCTTCCGCGAGCGCGAGGCCGACGGCAGCGTCGAGCAGGTCTGA
- the hemB gene encoding porphobilinogen synthase: MDHTLTHRPRRLRQDRVRGLVSETSLEPSDFIAPVFVDATTDERVPIQSMPGHERVPIDESVARVEEVLETGVEAVMLFGIPESKDPDGTRAWVDDGVVQEATRRITAETDAYVITDVCLCEYTDHGHCGPLEEELRGETGHEHGPDCEHDPTLTVDNDATLEALERIAVSHAEAGADMVAPSGMMDGMVAAMRDALDREGYEHVPIMSYAAKYESAFYGPFRDAADGAPSFGDRRHYQMDPANAREALREVRLDVEQGADVLMVKPALPYLDIVASLRREFDHPIAAYNVSGEYAMLHAAAEKGWLDLEAVAHESLLSIKRAGADLILTYFAEELAERLE, from the coding sequence ATGGACCACACTCTCACCCACCGACCTCGGCGACTCCGACAGGACCGGGTTCGCGGTCTCGTCAGCGAGACGAGCCTCGAGCCGTCGGACTTCATCGCGCCGGTGTTCGTCGACGCGACGACCGACGAGCGCGTCCCGATCCAGTCGATGCCGGGCCACGAGCGCGTCCCGATCGACGAGAGCGTCGCCCGCGTCGAGGAGGTCCTCGAGACGGGCGTCGAGGCCGTCATGCTCTTTGGCATCCCCGAGTCCAAGGACCCCGACGGGACCCGCGCCTGGGTCGACGACGGCGTCGTCCAGGAAGCGACCCGACGGATCACGGCCGAGACCGACGCCTACGTCATCACCGACGTCTGCCTCTGTGAGTACACCGACCACGGCCACTGCGGGCCGCTCGAGGAGGAACTGCGCGGGGAAACGGGCCACGAACACGGCCCCGACTGCGAGCACGACCCCACGTTGACGGTCGACAACGACGCGACGCTCGAGGCGTTAGAGCGAATCGCCGTCTCTCACGCCGAGGCGGGGGCGGACATGGTCGCCCCCAGCGGGATGATGGACGGGATGGTCGCCGCGATGCGCGACGCGCTCGACCGCGAGGGCTACGAGCACGTCCCGATCATGAGCTACGCGGCGAAGTACGAGAGCGCGTTCTACGGCCCGTTCCGGGACGCGGCGGACGGCGCTCCCTCCTTCGGCGACCGCCGGCACTACCAGATGGACCCGGCGAACGCCCGCGAGGCCCTGCGAGAGGTCCGCCTCGACGTCGAACAGGGCGCAGACGTCCTGATGGTCAAACCCGCCCTCCCGTACCTCGACATCGTCGCCTCGCTGCGCCGGGAGTTCGACCACCCGATCGCCGCCTACAACGTCTCCGGTGAGTACGCCATGCTCCACGCCGCCGCCGAGAAGGGCTGGCTCGACCTCGAGGCCGTCGCCCACGAATCGCTGCTGTCGATCAAACGCGCCGGTGCCGACCTGATCCTCACCTACTTCGCCGAGGAGCTGGCCGAACGGCTCGAGTGA